TTGGCCTCCCGACGCTATCCCGCCGTGCTGCCGGAATTTGTGTCGACGTACGCGGGCGACGTGCTGTGGGCGTCGATGGTGTTCTGGCTGCTCACGCTGGTGCGGCCGAATGGCGAGGGACGGCATCTGGCGGCGATCGCCTTCGCCATCGCGGTCGCGGTGGAAGTGAGCCAGCGCTATCACGCGCCATGGATCGATGCCGTGCGCGCGTTGCCGCTTGGAGCGCTGGCACTCGGGCAGGGCTTTCTCTGGAGCGATGTCGCCTGCTACCTCGTCGGGGTAATTCTGGCGGCGTGGATCGATTGGTCGCTCCGAACGCGACGGCAGAAGCGCGTCGCGATCTCGAGAGAGACGGGGCGGTGATTCACTACTGGTTCACGATCGTCAAGATTCTGGCGCTCCGCCACGTGCAACCGTCGGTGGCGCCCGATGCGACCATCCGGCGCACCTTCCGCGTGCGCCTGTTCGACTGCGACGGCTTTCGCGTGATGACGGCGTCACGATACGCGGCGTACATGGACTTCATCCGGTGGGAGATGATCGCCCGCTCACCGATGTATCACGCCATCGTGACACGCGGACTGGCCCCTACGCTCGGCTCGCAGAAGCTGATCTATCGGAAGCCGCTCAAGCGGTGGACGCAATTCGAGGTCGAGTTGGAGCTGGCCGGATGGGATGACAAGTGGATCTACCATATCCATCGGTTCGTGCAGCACGGGGAGATCAAGGCCGTGGGCATCACTCGGGCGCTGATCTGGAAGCGCGACGTGCCGAGCGTACTCGCCGATGTCCTGCGCGATTCCGGCGTGACGCGACCGGTCATGAATCCCCCCGGCTGGGTGTTCGAGCTCTTCGCACAGGACAAGGAGATCATCGACCGGCAACGTGCGGCGGCGAGCGCATCATGATGCACGACGAGGAGTCGAAGCGCCTCGCGGCCGCGCGCGATGGCACGCGCCCGTGGAAGCGCTGGGGCCCGTATCTCAGCGAAC
This region of Gemmatimonas groenlandica genomic DNA includes:
- a CDS encoding DUF2809 domain-containing protein encodes the protein MLRTPKRSTMHGLLLLIGTVALGLASRRYPAVLPEFVSTYAGDVLWASMVFWLLTLVRPNGEGRHLAAIAFAIAVAVEVSQRYHAPWIDAVRALPLGALALGQGFLWSDVACYLVGVILAAWIDWSLRTRRQKRVAISRETGR
- a CDS encoding acyl-CoA thioesterase, with translation MDRLVAPNATAEARRDLERDGAVIHYWFTIVKILALRHVQPSVAPDATIRRTFRVRLFDCDGFRVMTASRYAAYMDFIRWEMIARSPMYHAIVTRGLAPTLGSQKLIYRKPLKRWTQFEVELELAGWDDKWIYHIHRFVQHGEIKAVGITRALIWKRDVPSVLADVLRDSGVTRPVMNPPGWVFELFAQDKEIIDRQRAAASAS